From one Microbacterium sp. 10M-3C3 genomic stretch:
- a CDS encoding aldehyde dehydrogenase, with product MIDVQVVAQRSFIDGAWRIPRERLGVLCDPNTGAVRAPQLAASLADVDDVIRAANDLYTSDGLDGMGAGRRASVLSVWADQLDAHAEQIAQQDAISTGNPLQSTRTVSSFLGDRVRSLAQHSVGLGQDSTLEAGGRIVRLLNRPLGPTLVLAPWNAPTFVAVAKVAAAIGAASPVILKPSEWAPSGPQLAFELLQAVLEDAGFPPATAQLVHGGAVVGAALTQDHRIGAITFTGGLTAGRAVAHAAAETLAVIQLELGSNNPVIVLPDADLRHTARELLAGVTRLNGQWCEAPGKVLVMQQQHDDLVDALRAEIVRLRLGHCLEETTQLGPLAYERHRTRLESQLANYAAAGAQIHREATLPALDGWFFSPAIVTGLDASEAVDEMFGPALTVHGVDSVDTAIVAANQPGVGLDGYVFGRDESNAVQVGSRIRAGEIRINGTHMADLADGSAQTFWGTTGVGGHGPEHGVAFSQGRRIVGVDSAAHPI from the coding sequence ATGATCGACGTTCAGGTTGTCGCGCAGCGTTCCTTCATCGACGGAGCCTGGCGCATACCCCGTGAACGGCTGGGGGTGCTGTGCGATCCGAATACCGGCGCTGTCCGGGCGCCGCAGCTAGCGGCATCTCTCGCAGATGTCGACGACGTGATCCGTGCCGCCAACGATCTCTACACTTCCGACGGCCTCGACGGCATGGGAGCCGGGCGGCGTGCTTCCGTGCTCAGCGTATGGGCCGATCAACTCGATGCACACGCTGAACAGATCGCGCAACAGGATGCGATCTCGACGGGTAACCCGCTGCAGTCCACACGCACAGTGTCATCGTTCCTGGGGGACCGCGTGCGCTCGCTTGCGCAACACTCGGTTGGTCTGGGGCAAGACAGCACCCTGGAGGCGGGGGGCCGGATCGTGCGCCTGCTGAACCGACCCCTCGGCCCGACACTGGTGCTCGCGCCGTGGAACGCTCCGACATTCGTGGCCGTCGCAAAGGTTGCCGCCGCTATCGGCGCGGCCTCGCCCGTCATCCTCAAACCGTCCGAATGGGCGCCGTCCGGCCCGCAGCTCGCATTCGAGCTGCTGCAGGCGGTGCTCGAAGATGCGGGATTCCCGCCTGCCACCGCGCAGCTCGTCCACGGCGGGGCGGTGGTGGGGGCGGCTTTGACACAAGATCATCGCATTGGTGCCATCACCTTCACTGGTGGGCTGACAGCTGGACGCGCTGTCGCTCATGCCGCCGCAGAGACACTGGCAGTCATCCAACTCGAACTGGGATCCAACAATCCGGTGATCGTTCTGCCCGATGCGGATCTGCGGCACACTGCCCGCGAGTTGCTCGCGGGAGTGACCCGATTGAACGGGCAATGGTGCGAAGCGCCCGGGAAGGTCCTCGTCATGCAGCAGCAGCACGATGACCTCGTTGACGCGCTCCGCGCGGAGATCGTGCGTCTCCGTCTCGGTCACTGCCTGGAAGAGACAACACAGCTGGGTCCGCTCGCATACGAGAGACACCGCACACGTCTGGAATCACAACTGGCGAATTACGCGGCAGCCGGCGCTCAAATCCACAGAGAAGCGACTCTGCCAGCGCTCGACGGCTGGTTCTTCTCACCGGCGATCGTGACCGGTCTTGACGCCTCAGAAGCGGTCGATGAGATGTTCGGCCCAGCGCTCACAGTACATGGCGTCGACTCAGTCGACACAGCGATCGTCGCGGCCAACCAACCAGGCGTCGGACTTGACGGTTACGTCTTCGGACGCGACGAGAGCAACGCTGTGCAGGTCGGTTCCCGCATCCGGGCAGGCGAGATCCGCATCAACGGCACTCACATGGCCGATCTGGCCGATGGCTCCGCGCAGACGTTCTGGGGGACGACCGGAGTGGGCGGTCACGGCCCCGAGCACGGGGTGGCCTTCTCGCAGGGTCGCCGCATCGTGGGTGTCGACTCGGCCGCCCATCCGATCTGA
- the ald gene encoding alanine dehydrogenase has translation MIIGVPTEVKNNESRVAATPAGVAELSAHGHRVVVQAGAGLGSAFTDDEYATAGAFILPDAETVWADADLILKVKEPIRSEYPLMREDQVLFTFLHLAADAPLTEALLARRTTAIAYETVQLADRSLPLLSPMSEVAGRLSAQVGANQLMKTAGGRGLLLGGVPGAPKGRVVVIGGGVAGEHAATMAFGLGAEVTILDVNLPRLRTLEARFDGRVATLRSNPYTIAETLLDADLVIGSVLIPGAAAPKLVTDEMVARMRPGSVLVDIAIDQGGCFEGSHPTTHDDPTFPVHNAIYYCVANMPGAVPRTSTISLTNATLPYALAIAEKGWQAALRSDAALAKGLNAHAGALTNEPVGHAHGITSSTVEAVLAA, from the coding sequence ATGATCATCGGGGTTCCGACCGAGGTGAAGAACAACGAGAGCCGCGTCGCAGCCACTCCCGCAGGAGTCGCGGAACTCAGCGCGCACGGGCATCGAGTGGTCGTTCAGGCCGGTGCAGGCCTAGGGAGCGCGTTCACCGACGACGAGTACGCGACCGCGGGGGCGTTCATCCTCCCGGATGCCGAGACAGTGTGGGCAGACGCGGACCTGATCCTGAAGGTCAAGGAGCCGATCCGCAGCGAATACCCGCTGATGCGTGAAGACCAGGTGCTGTTCACCTTCCTGCATCTGGCAGCCGACGCACCGCTGACCGAGGCGTTGCTGGCAAGGCGGACAACAGCGATCGCGTACGAGACGGTCCAGCTTGCCGACCGAAGCCTCCCGCTGCTGTCGCCCATGTCGGAGGTCGCGGGGAGACTGTCGGCACAGGTCGGCGCGAACCAGTTGATGAAGACTGCGGGCGGGCGAGGTCTACTGCTCGGCGGGGTTCCCGGCGCCCCCAAGGGCCGGGTCGTGGTGATCGGAGGCGGCGTCGCCGGTGAGCACGCAGCGACGATGGCGTTCGGACTCGGTGCCGAGGTAACGATCCTGGATGTCAACCTGCCGCGGCTGCGGACCCTGGAAGCGCGATTCGACGGGCGGGTAGCGACGCTGCGATCAAACCCGTACACCATTGCCGAGACCCTGCTGGACGCCGACCTCGTCATCGGCTCCGTGCTTATCCCAGGCGCGGCGGCCCCCAAGCTCGTCACGGATGAGATGGTCGCGCGGATGCGCCCGGGATCGGTGCTCGTCGACATCGCGATCGACCAAGGCGGATGCTTCGAGGGCTCGCACCCGACTACCCATGACGATCCGACCTTCCCCGTGCACAATGCGATCTACTACTGCGTCGCGAACATGCCGGGCGCCGTGCCCCGCACCTCGACGATCTCCCTCACCAATGCGACGCTGCCCTACGCGCTCGCCATTGCCGAGAAGGGATGGCAAGCTGCTCTCCGCAGCGACGCAGCGCTGGCGAAGGGCCTGAACGCACATGCCGGCGCGCTCACCAATGAACCGGTCGGTCACGCACATGGGATCACCAGTTCGACCGTGGAAGCCGTGCTGGCAGCATAA
- a CDS encoding HtaA domain-containing protein → MDASAFSGRADLGFAWSVKDSFLQYIRSMSDGAIRWRGGVAVTSTGEFYFPLASFETSASELAMDFRGELRFTAHRGLLSVSIAQPRIRLREGVAELSTRYDRDEESIATIELPPLIRDGDVMMWLNCAVSLAPEGSDLFGSTYPSGELMAPLTLRVPGTIGMPEG, encoded by the coding sequence GTGGACGCCTCAGCATTCAGTGGACGTGCCGATCTCGGATTCGCCTGGAGCGTCAAGGACTCGTTTCTCCAGTACATCCGGTCGATGTCCGACGGTGCAATTCGGTGGCGTGGAGGGGTCGCGGTGACCAGCACGGGTGAGTTCTACTTCCCCCTGGCCTCTTTCGAGACCTCCGCCTCGGAACTCGCCATGGATTTTCGTGGTGAGTTGCGCTTCACCGCGCACCGCGGGTTGCTGTCGGTCTCGATTGCGCAGCCACGCATTCGGCTGCGTGAGGGGGTCGCGGAACTGTCCACCCGGTACGACCGTGACGAGGAGTCGATTGCGACGATCGAGCTTCCCCCACTCATCCGCGACGGCGATGTGATGATGTGGCTCAACTGCGCGGTGTCACTGGCGCCTGAAGGATCGGATCTGTTCGGCAGCACCTATCCCTCTGGTGAACTCATGGCTCCCCTCACCCTGCGAGTGCCGGGCACGATCGGCATGCCGGAAGGATGA
- a CDS encoding aminotransferase class III-fold pyridoxal phosphate-dependent enzyme — protein sequence MNAPAGSSALLKQNADRAYPIVTHGKGVYLYDSTGKRYLDGSSGAMTASIGHGSTDVADAIAAQARQIAFAYRTQFTNEPAEELARRLTQIAPGDLDYAFFVNSGSEATEFAIRAAVGHWRSLGRPAKAKILGGQISYHGMTMGALSLSGHSARRPDYGPLLHPFAITPPVSFPRYARQGEAEQEYAARAAAELESAILAEDPETVAAVIVEPIVGAAGGVLVPPPGYLTLLRSVCDRLDVLLIADEVITGAGRTGEWYACTTEGVVPDLLLVGKGISGGFAPVAGVLLRTHLVDAVHRSGGVAPFGHTFSANPLGAATCLAVLDVLERDGVLENVRARGVQLEAGLQSLAARHRHIAEIRGRGLLWGFDLVDPLTKRPPAPQHSAATTFTDECFAQGLIVYPAGISPLNNAVMICPPLVITEPETAELLDRLDAALQAASGGNLHTTSGASTAVVTQPPR from the coding sequence ATGAACGCTCCTGCAGGCTCAAGCGCGCTGCTCAAGCAGAACGCTGATCGCGCCTATCCGATCGTAACACACGGCAAGGGCGTCTACCTTTACGACAGCACTGGAAAGCGATACCTCGATGGCTCAAGCGGTGCGATGACTGCGAGCATCGGCCATGGGTCGACCGACGTGGCCGACGCGATCGCCGCTCAGGCTCGGCAGATCGCCTTCGCGTATCGGACGCAGTTCACGAACGAGCCGGCGGAAGAGCTGGCACGGCGGCTCACACAGATCGCTCCGGGCGATCTCGACTACGCGTTCTTCGTCAACAGCGGCTCGGAAGCGACAGAGTTCGCGATCCGTGCCGCAGTCGGGCATTGGCGGAGCCTGGGTCGCCCCGCCAAGGCCAAGATCCTTGGGGGGCAGATCAGCTACCACGGAATGACGATGGGTGCGCTGTCGCTGTCAGGCCACTCCGCCAGACGCCCCGACTACGGCCCACTGCTTCACCCGTTCGCCATCACCCCACCCGTGTCGTTTCCCCGGTACGCTCGCCAAGGCGAGGCAGAGCAAGAGTATGCGGCCCGCGCTGCTGCAGAGCTCGAATCCGCGATCCTCGCGGAGGACCCTGAGACGGTCGCGGCCGTCATCGTCGAACCGATCGTGGGCGCAGCCGGCGGCGTGCTCGTGCCTCCACCCGGCTACCTCACGTTGCTGCGGAGCGTCTGCGACCGGTTGGACGTGTTGCTCATCGCCGACGAGGTGATCACCGGCGCAGGGCGCACTGGTGAGTGGTACGCCTGCACAACCGAAGGAGTCGTTCCCGATCTTCTCCTCGTCGGCAAAGGGATCAGCGGCGGATTCGCCCCCGTCGCAGGTGTGCTCCTCCGCACACACCTGGTCGACGCCGTTCATCGGAGCGGTGGTGTGGCACCCTTCGGCCATACCTTCTCCGCCAATCCGCTCGGCGCGGCCACGTGCCTTGCTGTGCTCGACGTTCTCGAGCGCGATGGCGTCTTGGAGAACGTTCGCGCGCGGGGCGTCCAGCTCGAGGCGGGTCTGCAGTCTCTCGCGGCCCGACACCGCCACATCGCCGAGATCCGTGGTCGCGGGCTGCTCTGGGGATTCGACCTCGTCGACCCTCTGACCAAGCGGCCTCCCGCTCCGCAGCATTCAGCCGCGACCACGTTCACCGACGAGTGCTTCGCCCAGGGTCTCATCGTCTACCCGGCCGGGATCTCCCCCCTCAACAACGCCGTCATGATCTGCCCGCCACTGGTGATCACCGAACCGGAGACGGCTGAGCTGCTGGACCGCCTCGATGCCGCACTGCAAGCCGCATCCGGCGGCAACCTGCACACGACCTCCGGCGCCTCGACAGCTGTGGTCACTCAGCCGCCGCGTTAG
- a CDS encoding aminotransferase class I/II-fold pyridoxal phosphate-dependent enzyme, giving the protein MKIAQRALEAEPFHAMAYGQRASLLEAQGHRVVKLSLGEPDFGAPDAVREAMREVMDGRPLPYTPATGLPALQEEIARFYAHQHQVAVDPARIVITSGASAALVLAVAATTDPGDEVIIADPSYPCNRELVRSFGGIVVSVPTSPGSRYQLDTSSIVSAWTDRTRTVMIATPSNPTGASIPYDELSSICELARDRGAWRIVDEIYLDLADHGPDDAPAQTVLAVDPDAIVIGSFSKYFGMTGWRLGWVVIPEMLATAVERLAVNYFLCASAPAQLAALAAFTPASLAVLEERRIELLARRQIVLDGLTRIGLPVPVVPDGAFYVYFDVSGTGLDSWTFCERALDSAHVSLTPGRDFGVATADTHVRLSYAASREELREGLDRLGDFLAALAPPAPA; this is encoded by the coding sequence ATGAAGATCGCGCAGCGAGCTCTCGAGGCAGAACCCTTCCACGCCATGGCGTACGGGCAGCGTGCGAGCCTGCTCGAGGCGCAGGGTCACCGCGTCGTGAAGCTGTCGCTCGGCGAGCCAGACTTCGGTGCGCCGGACGCGGTGCGCGAAGCTATGCGAGAGGTGATGGACGGACGCCCGTTGCCCTACACCCCGGCCACTGGCCTTCCTGCCCTGCAGGAGGAGATCGCGCGGTTCTACGCACACCAGCACCAGGTGGCCGTCGATCCTGCGCGCATCGTGATTACTTCCGGCGCATCGGCTGCGCTCGTGCTCGCCGTCGCAGCGACGACCGATCCGGGTGACGAGGTGATCATCGCCGACCCTTCTTATCCCTGCAACCGCGAGCTCGTGAGATCCTTTGGCGGCATCGTCGTCTCCGTTCCGACGAGCCCTGGAAGCCGCTACCAGCTGGACACGTCCTCAATCGTGTCGGCATGGACAGACCGCACCAGAACGGTCATGATCGCCACCCCGTCCAACCCCACCGGCGCGTCGATCCCTTACGACGAGCTGTCCTCCATCTGCGAACTGGCCCGCGATCGCGGTGCGTGGCGGATTGTGGATGAGATCTATCTGGACCTGGCCGACCATGGCCCAGATGACGCGCCCGCCCAAACCGTTCTGGCTGTCGACCCGGACGCGATCGTCATCGGCAGCTTCTCGAAATACTTCGGCATGACCGGCTGGCGCCTCGGCTGGGTCGTGATCCCCGAGATGCTGGCAACGGCTGTCGAGCGACTCGCGGTGAACTACTTCCTGTGCGCATCCGCGCCGGCACAGCTTGCGGCGCTCGCTGCGTTCACGCCGGCGTCGCTGGCGGTTCTCGAGGAGCGCCGAATCGAACTCCTCGCGCGACGTCAGATCGTGCTCGACGGGCTCACGCGCATCGGGCTGCCCGTTCCGGTGGTCCCGGACGGGGCGTTCTACGTCTACTTCGACGTCAGCGGCACCGGTTTGGACTCGTGGACGTTCTGTGAACGGGCGCTCGACAGCGCGCACGTATCCCTGACCCCGGGCCGTGATTTCGGTGTTGCCACCGCAGACACGCATGTGCGGCTCTCGTACGCCGCGTCCCGCGAAGAGCTGCGTGAAGGACTCGACCGGCTCGGCGACTTTCTTGCGGCGCTTGCCCCACCCGCACCTGCCTAA
- a CDS encoding Lrp/AsnC family transcriptional regulator, which yields MDDIDRKILAQLQVEGRLTVTELAERVRLSVSRCHRRLRSLEETGVITGYHARLDPTALGLHFSAIVFVTLREGDTRAVAAIEEAIFAVPEVVVAQRLFGDPDYLLHVVCADLPSFQRLYDDKLSALPGVQRLTSTLVMKNVVDGRPLPL from the coding sequence GTGGATGACATCGACCGCAAGATCCTTGCGCAACTGCAGGTGGAAGGCAGATTGACTGTGACCGAGCTGGCTGAGCGCGTGAGACTCAGCGTGTCCCGCTGCCATCGCCGGCTCAGGAGTCTGGAAGAAACAGGGGTCATCACGGGCTACCACGCACGCTTGGATCCCACGGCGCTCGGGCTGCACTTCTCGGCAATCGTGTTCGTCACCCTTCGAGAAGGGGATACTCGTGCCGTCGCAGCGATCGAGGAGGCGATCTTCGCGGTGCCGGAAGTCGTGGTCGCCCAGCGCCTCTTCGGCGACCCCGACTATCTCTTGCATGTCGTGTGCGCCGACCTTCCCTCCTTCCAACGCCTTTATGACGACAAGCTTTCGGCACTGCCAGGCGTTCAAAGACTCACATCGACGCTGGTCATGAAGAACGTGGTCGACGGCCGGCCACTGCCGCTCTGA
- a CDS encoding Lrp/AsnC family transcriptional regulator, whose product MMTNTADRIDLLILGALQVSPDSTIMAIAESTGLSRNTIRARLRAYAGNGALRPFDSRVDPAFLGFPLRAVILTTVRQRRLDDVAEKLATIPEVIAVDGLSGATDLLVHAVARDAEDLYATAGSILAIDGVKRTETGLVMRELVPHRILQLAPRDER is encoded by the coding sequence ATGATGACCAATACGGCGGACCGGATCGACCTCCTGATCCTGGGGGCACTTCAGGTCTCACCCGATTCGACGATCATGGCGATCGCCGAAAGCACCGGACTGTCCCGGAACACGATTCGTGCTCGGCTCAGGGCGTACGCCGGTAACGGGGCGCTCCGTCCGTTCGATTCGCGGGTGGACCCTGCGTTCCTGGGGTTTCCGTTGAGAGCAGTGATCCTCACAACGGTGCGTCAGCGCCGCCTCGACGACGTTGCGGAGAAGCTGGCGACGATACCGGAGGTGATCGCGGTCGACGGACTGTCAGGCGCTACCGACCTGCTCGTCCACGCCGTGGCACGAGATGCTGAGGATCTCTACGCGACGGCGGGAAGCATCCTCGCGATCGATGGTGTGAAGCGCACCGAGACCGGGCTGGTCATGCGCGAACTGGTCCCGCATCGCATTCTTCAACTCGCTCCCCGAGACGAGCGCTGA
- a CDS encoding pyruvate dehydrogenase has translation MTDTLDEAIMIDRSASSDLVTIERRVLWLATSIVHHANHVRPNPTGLKVGGHQASSASMVTLMTDLWFRRLRAEDRVSVKPHASPVLHALNYLLGMLDERYLTTLRELGGLQSYPSRTKDPDPVDYSTGSVGIGATATIWGALARRYARGLTPDAGEGRQYCLLGDAELDEGAIWEALLDPMVPSLGELVWIVDVNRQSLDRVVPHNDTERFASMFAAAGWQVLSVKFGRHLDTLFSEPGGDALQRRIVSMQNAEYQRLLRCDVAELRDRLPGDGPEAGAIARLIARLGDDALIRVIRDLGGHDFDAIAAAFEAIDDDRPTVILAYTIKGRGLPVEGHPQNHSSMLTRTQYAQFADELGESTDDPWRRFPVGSAERALCDAATQRLRRPLSAAAKTPQVPTDFGRTPSGIATTQAALGRTLMDLSRGAPDVSRRVVTVSPDVSSSTNLAGWVNKVGVWSPRARADWFADDRETLLHWREQPTGQHLELGIAEVNLVGLLGELGATWSRWSTPLFPIGVLYDPFIERALEPWSFGIYAGARSILVGTPSGVTLAPEGGAHQSIKTPSIGIEQPGCIAYEPAFAVEAEWALLASMAQLGHESGRSAYLRLSTRPVDQSLAQVPADPAGRERRRRHVVAGGYILRRAEHPAATIATMGAMVPESLNAAAALAELGIDVDVVCLTSPGLIFEAMRARDGLADSPAWIIDQLFPADRARPLVTVLDGHPHTLAFLSGIRDVRTRHLGVTGFGQSADLDDTYRHHGIDAEAQTRAVLDLIH, from the coding sequence ATGACCGACACGCTTGATGAAGCAATCATGATCGATCGATCTGCTTCCTCCGACCTCGTCACGATCGAGCGCCGAGTCCTGTGGCTGGCCACCTCGATCGTCCATCACGCCAACCACGTCCGCCCCAACCCGACGGGGCTCAAGGTCGGCGGCCACCAGGCATCCAGCGCGTCGATGGTCACGCTTATGACCGACCTGTGGTTTCGGCGCCTCCGCGCTGAGGACCGCGTCTCGGTGAAGCCGCATGCGTCGCCCGTCCTGCACGCACTGAACTACCTGCTGGGGATGCTCGATGAGCGCTATCTCACGACGTTGCGGGAGCTCGGCGGACTCCAGAGCTACCCCAGCCGTACGAAGGATCCGGACCCGGTGGACTATTCGACGGGCTCGGTCGGAATCGGGGCGACCGCCACCATCTGGGGTGCGCTCGCCCGCCGCTACGCCCGCGGCCTCACACCCGACGCGGGCGAGGGCCGCCAGTACTGTCTGCTCGGCGATGCCGAACTGGACGAAGGAGCGATCTGGGAGGCGCTCCTCGATCCCATGGTCCCGTCGCTCGGGGAGCTCGTGTGGATCGTGGACGTCAACCGGCAATCCCTTGACCGGGTCGTGCCCCACAACGACACGGAACGATTCGCGAGCATGTTCGCCGCGGCGGGATGGCAAGTGCTATCGGTCAAGTTCGGGCGGCACCTCGACACCCTCTTCTCGGAACCCGGTGGTGACGCGCTCCAGCGACGCATCGTGTCCATGCAGAACGCCGAGTATCAGCGGCTGCTCCGCTGCGACGTCGCAGAGCTGCGTGACAGACTGCCGGGTGATGGGCCGGAAGCGGGCGCGATCGCGCGTCTCATCGCCCGGCTCGGCGACGATGCACTGATTCGCGTGATCCGCGATCTGGGAGGTCATGACTTCGACGCGATCGCGGCAGCGTTCGAAGCCATCGATGACGATAGGCCGACGGTCATCCTCGCTTACACCATCAAGGGCCGCGGCCTACCGGTGGAGGGTCACCCGCAGAACCACTCCTCGATGCTGACGAGAACTCAGTATGCGCAATTCGCCGACGAGCTGGGCGAATCGACCGACGATCCTTGGCGACGATTTCCTGTCGGCTCCGCGGAGCGAGCCCTGTGCGACGCAGCGACGCAACGATTGCGCCGACCCCTCTCCGCCGCAGCGAAGACCCCGCAGGTGCCTACGGACTTCGGGCGCACCCCGTCGGGCATCGCGACGACCCAGGCTGCACTGGGCCGAACGCTGATGGATCTCTCACGCGGGGCGCCCGACGTCTCGCGACGCGTTGTCACCGTGAGTCCCGATGTGAGCTCGAGCACGAACCTCGCAGGCTGGGTCAACAAGGTCGGTGTGTGGTCTCCCCGTGCCCGCGCCGACTGGTTCGCTGACGACAGGGAGACGTTGCTCCACTGGCGCGAGCAACCGACCGGACAGCATCTCGAACTGGGCATCGCCGAGGTGAACCTTGTCGGTCTGCTCGGCGAGCTCGGAGCTACCTGGAGCAGATGGTCGACACCGCTGTTCCCCATCGGGGTGCTCTACGACCCCTTCATCGAGCGCGCACTCGAACCCTGGTCGTTCGGCATCTATGCCGGTGCGCGCTCCATCCTGGTCGGCACGCCGTCGGGTGTCACGCTCGCCCCGGAGGGGGGCGCGCACCAATCGATCAAGACCCCGTCCATCGGCATCGAGCAGCCCGGCTGCATCGCCTACGAGCCGGCCTTCGCCGTCGAGGCCGAATGGGCGCTGCTCGCATCCATGGCGCAGCTCGGACACGAGAGCGGAAGATCCGCCTACCTTCGGCTCTCGACCCGACCGGTCGACCAGTCGCTCGCCCAGGTGCCCGCAGATCCTGCCGGCCGTGAACGGCGACGGCGTCACGTCGTCGCGGGTGGCTACATCCTCAGACGAGCCGAGCACCCAGCGGCCACGATCGCCACCATGGGCGCAATGGTTCCGGAATCCCTCAACGCCGCCGCCGCTCTCGCAGAGCTCGGGATCGACGTCGACGTCGTGTGCCTCACCAGCCCCGGGCTCATCTTCGAGGCCATGCGAGCACGCGACGGCCTCGCCGACTCACCGGCCTGGATAATCGACCAGCTCTTCCCCGCCGACCGAGCCCGCCCACTCGTCACCGTTCTGGACGGTCACCCCCACACCCTCGCCTTCCTGTCCGGCATACGTGACGTGCGAACTCGCCACCTCGGCGTGACGGGATTCGGCCAATCCGCCGACCTCGACGACACCTACAGGCACCACGGCATCGACGCTGAAGCCCAAACCCGAGCGGTCCTGGATCTCATTCACTGA